The following are encoded together in the Ovis canadensis isolate MfBH-ARS-UI-01 breed Bighorn chromosome 2, ARS-UI_OviCan_v2, whole genome shotgun sequence genome:
- the HINT2 gene encoding adenosine 5'-monophosphoramidase HINT2 isoform X2: MAAAVVLAAGLCVARRAVAVAGPRGVQVRGAAGVTDGNEVAKAQQAAPGGAAPTIFSRILDRSLPADILYEDQQCLVFRDVAPQAPVHFLVIPKKPIPRISQAEEEDQQLLGHLLLVAKKTAKAEGLGDGYRLVINDGKLGAQSVYHLHIHVLGGRQLQWPPG; encoded by the exons ATGGCAGCGGCAGTGGTGCTGGCCGCCGGGCTCTGCGTGGCGCGTCGGGCGGTGGCGGTGGCAGGGCCTCGGGGGGTGCAG GTCCGAGGAGCTGCAGGTGTGACTGATGGGAATGAAGTGGCCAAGGCCCAGCAGGCAGCTCCTGGGGGAGCAGCCCCAACCATCTTCTCCCGGATCCTGGATCGAAGCCTCCCAGCTGACATCCTATATGAGGACCAGCAG TGTCTCGTATTCCGGGATGTGGCCCCTCAGGCTCCTGTGCACTTTCTGGTCATTCCTAAGAAGCCCATTCCTCGGATCAGCCAGGCTGAAGAGGAAGACCAACAG CTTCTTGGACACCTTCTCCTTGTGGCCAAGAAAACAGCAAAGGCTGAGGGGCTGGGTGATGGATACCGACTTG TGATCAACGATGGCAAGCTGGGTGCACAGTCTGTGTATCACCTACACATTCACGTACTTGGGGGCCGACAGCTCCAGTGGCCTCCAGGTTGA
- the FAM221B gene encoding protein FAM221B isoform X4 codes for MDCSPPGSSVHGICQMEADKVTEEPPTTLDAEESLSSKDPSPEDSQEPPIPESPLEPALSETLLESLAPESPVLPSTSQTPLDIHTSETPVEPSTSTTPLEHSASEVPLETLTPETQLATHIPKVLDQQLAFQTSSLNRASPHNPKEDFSESSSSESSWAKRSIHTSELEVFPKHSLSGSPSQVYLDTSTKVKEEEEEGEKEMDVADSNAHAAQPEHRLGKKKGKKGVSRYTIHPVVPAKQADLVDMAKSMHREKFGTQVNYLFQWEKDAALNAIQTGLYIGWRCPHYLWDCFRIGDESKCFCGHLLREHQIISDISVPCNVGQCRCLMFCFIPSRPEEVGEFWLKRRATFDPRAWRAQCRCKHSHEDHTATGSHSCRVKGCCCSCFESNFLCAACDRRWEEHETFFETEETRRRGGRPHGTDTVNTWCRPL; via the exons atggactgcagcccaccaggctcctccgtccatgggatttgccag ATGGAAGCAGACAAGGTCACAGAAGAGCCTCCTACCACCTTGGATGCAGAAGAGAGCCTTTCTTCAAAGGACCCCTCTCCTGAGGACTCACAGGAGCCCCCTATCCCTGAAAGCCCCTTAGAGCCTGCCCTCTCTGAAACCCTGTTAGAGTCCCTTGCACCTGAATCTCCTGTGTTGCCCTCCACTTCCCAGACCCCTTTAGACATCCACACCTCTGAAACCCCTGTAGAGCCTTCCACCTCTACCACCCCTTTAGAACACTCTGCCTCTGAGGTCCCTTTGGAGACCCTTACCCCTGAGACCCAGTTGGCAACCCACATCCCCAAAGTCCTAGATCAACAACTTGCTTTTCAGACTTCGTCACTAAACCGTGCCTCCCCTCATAATCCAAAGGAAGATTTCTCTGAGTCTTCCTCCAGCGAGAGCTCATGGGCAAAGAGGTCCATCCACACCTCTGAACTTGAAGTCTTTCCAAAGcactccctttcaggctctccatccCAGGTCTACTTGGACACATCTACAAAagtgaaggaagaggaagaagagggcgAGAAAGAGATGGATGTCGCTGACAGTAATGCTCACGCAGCTCAGCCTGAACACCGGCTGGGcaagaagaaggggaagaaaggagTCAGCC GTTACACCATCCACCCAGTGGTCCCTGCTAAACAGGCAGACCTGGTGGACATGGCTAAGTCAATGCACAGAGAGAAGTTTGGTACGCAAGTGAATTATCTTTTCCAATGGGAGAAGGATGCAGCCCTGAATGCCATCCAAACAG GTCTCTATATTGGCTGGCGCTGCCCCCATTATCTATGGGACTGTTTCCGGATTGGGGATGAGTCCAAGTGCTTTTGTGGACACTTGCTGAGAGAGCACCAGATCATCTCAG ACATATCCGTGCCCTGCAACGTGGGCCAGTGCCGCTGCCTCATGTTCTGCTTCATCCCATCACGCCCAGAGGAGGTGGGTGAGTTCTGGCTCAAGAGACGGGCCACTTTTGACCCCAGGGCTTGGAGGGCCCAATGTCGCTGCAAACACAGCCATGAAGACCACACAGCTACCGGGTCCCATTCCTGCAGGGTCAAAG GCTGTTGCTGCAGCTGCTTTGAGTCTAATTTCCTCTGTGCGGCCTGTGACCGGCGCTGGGAGGAACATGAGACTTTCTTTGAGACTGAGGAGACCCGGCGGCGAGGAGGGAGGCCACACG ggacagaCACTGTCAACACCTGGTGCAGGCCTCTGTGA
- the FAM221B gene encoding protein FAM221B isoform X2 produces the protein MDQSREQEKMEADKVTEEPPTTLDAEESLSSKDPSPEDSQEPPIPESPLEPALSETLLESLAPESPVLPSTSQTPLDIHTSETPVEPSTSTTPLEHSASEVPLETLTPETQLATHIPKVLDQQLAFQTSSLNRASPHNPKEDFSESSSSESSWAKRSIHTSELEVFPKHSLSGSPSQVYLDTSTKVKEEEEEGEKEMDVADSNAHAAQPEHRLGKKKGKKGVSRYTIHPVVPAKQADLVDMAKSMHREKFGTQVNYLFQWEKDAALNAIQTGLYIGWRCPHYLWDCFRIGDESKCFCGHLLREHQIISDISVPCNVGQCRCLMFCFIPSRPEEVGEFWLKRRATFDPRAWRAQCRCKHSHEDHTATGSHSCRVKGCCCSCFESNFLCAACDRRWEEHETFFETEETRRRGGRPHGADYVPFAEMPTLREAIINNSDFKALQKQGLSGHPSSYPSPPGLPSPRDVQPGLPSKPHI, from the exons ATGGAAGCAGACAAGGTCACAGAAGAGCCTCCTACCACCTTGGATGCAGAAGAGAGCCTTTCTTCAAAGGACCCCTCTCCTGAGGACTCACAGGAGCCCCCTATCCCTGAAAGCCCCTTAGAGCCTGCCCTCTCTGAAACCCTGTTAGAGTCCCTTGCACCTGAATCTCCTGTGTTGCCCTCCACTTCCCAGACCCCTTTAGACATCCACACCTCTGAAACCCCTGTAGAGCCTTCCACCTCTACCACCCCTTTAGAACACTCTGCCTCTGAGGTCCCTTTGGAGACCCTTACCCCTGAGACCCAGTTGGCAACCCACATCCCCAAAGTCCTAGATCAACAACTTGCTTTTCAGACTTCGTCACTAAACCGTGCCTCCCCTCATAATCCAAAGGAAGATTTCTCTGAGTCTTCCTCCAGCGAGAGCTCATGGGCAAAGAGGTCCATCCACACCTCTGAACTTGAAGTCTTTCCAAAGcactccctttcaggctctccatccCAGGTCTACTTGGACACATCTACAAAagtgaaggaagaggaagaagagggcgAGAAAGAGATGGATGTCGCTGACAGTAATGCTCACGCAGCTCAGCCTGAACACCGGCTGGGcaagaagaaggggaagaaaggagTCAGCC GTTACACCATCCACCCAGTGGTCCCTGCTAAACAGGCAGACCTGGTGGACATGGCTAAGTCAATGCACAGAGAGAAGTTTGGTACGCAAGTGAATTATCTTTTCCAATGGGAGAAGGATGCAGCCCTGAATGCCATCCAAACAG GTCTCTATATTGGCTGGCGCTGCCCCCATTATCTATGGGACTGTTTCCGGATTGGGGATGAGTCCAAGTGCTTTTGTGGACACTTGCTGAGAGAGCACCAGATCATCTCAG ACATATCCGTGCCCTGCAACGTGGGCCAGTGCCGCTGCCTCATGTTCTGCTTCATCCCATCACGCCCAGAGGAGGTGGGTGAGTTCTGGCTCAAGAGACGGGCCACTTTTGACCCCAGGGCTTGGAGGGCCCAATGTCGCTGCAAACACAGCCATGAAGACCACACAGCTACCGGGTCCCATTCCTGCAGGGTCAAAG GCTGTTGCTGCAGCTGCTTTGAGTCTAATTTCCTCTGTGCGGCCTGTGACCGGCGCTGGGAGGAACATGAGACTTTCTTTGAGACTGAGGAGACCCGGCGGCGAGGAGGGAGGCCACACG GAGCAGACTATGTGCCTTTTGCAGAGATGCCTACCCTCCGAGAAGCCATCATCAACAACTCTGACTTCAAGGCCCTCCAGAAGCAGGGGCTCTCTGGCCATCCCAGCTCTTACCCTAGTCCCCCAGGGCTCCCTAGCCCACGTGATGTCCAGCCTGGCCTTCCATCTAAGCCCCATATCTGA
- the FAM221B gene encoding protein FAM221B isoform X3 has translation MEADKVTEEPPTTLDAEESLSSKDPSPEDSQEPPIPESPLEPALSETLLESLAPESPVLPSTSQTPLDIHTSETPVEPSTSTTPLEHSASEVPLETLTPETQLATHIPKVLDQQLAFQTSSLNRASPHNPKEDFSESSSSESSWAKRSIHTSELEVFPKHSLSGSPSQVYLDTSTKVKEEEEEGEKEMDVADSNAHAAQPEHRLGKKKGKKGVSRYTIHPVVPAKQADLVDMAKSMHREKFGTQVNYLFQWEKDAALNAIQTGLYIGWRCPHYLWDCFRIGDESKCFCGHLLREHQIISDISVPCNVGQCRCLMFCFIPSRPEEVGEFWLKRRATFDPRAWRAQCRCKHSHEDHTATGSHSCRVKGCCCSCFESNFLCAACDRRWEEHETFFETEETRRRGGRPHGADYVPFAEMPTLREAIINNSDFKALQKQGLSGHPSSYPSPPGLPSPRDVQPGLPSKPHI, from the exons ATGGAAGCAGACAAGGTCACAGAAGAGCCTCCTACCACCTTGGATGCAGAAGAGAGCCTTTCTTCAAAGGACCCCTCTCCTGAGGACTCACAGGAGCCCCCTATCCCTGAAAGCCCCTTAGAGCCTGCCCTCTCTGAAACCCTGTTAGAGTCCCTTGCACCTGAATCTCCTGTGTTGCCCTCCACTTCCCAGACCCCTTTAGACATCCACACCTCTGAAACCCCTGTAGAGCCTTCCACCTCTACCACCCCTTTAGAACACTCTGCCTCTGAGGTCCCTTTGGAGACCCTTACCCCTGAGACCCAGTTGGCAACCCACATCCCCAAAGTCCTAGATCAACAACTTGCTTTTCAGACTTCGTCACTAAACCGTGCCTCCCCTCATAATCCAAAGGAAGATTTCTCTGAGTCTTCCTCCAGCGAGAGCTCATGGGCAAAGAGGTCCATCCACACCTCTGAACTTGAAGTCTTTCCAAAGcactccctttcaggctctccatccCAGGTCTACTTGGACACATCTACAAAagtgaaggaagaggaagaagagggcgAGAAAGAGATGGATGTCGCTGACAGTAATGCTCACGCAGCTCAGCCTGAACACCGGCTGGGcaagaagaaggggaagaaaggagTCAGCC GTTACACCATCCACCCAGTGGTCCCTGCTAAACAGGCAGACCTGGTGGACATGGCTAAGTCAATGCACAGAGAGAAGTTTGGTACGCAAGTGAATTATCTTTTCCAATGGGAGAAGGATGCAGCCCTGAATGCCATCCAAACAG GTCTCTATATTGGCTGGCGCTGCCCCCATTATCTATGGGACTGTTTCCGGATTGGGGATGAGTCCAAGTGCTTTTGTGGACACTTGCTGAGAGAGCACCAGATCATCTCAG ACATATCCGTGCCCTGCAACGTGGGCCAGTGCCGCTGCCTCATGTTCTGCTTCATCCCATCACGCCCAGAGGAGGTGGGTGAGTTCTGGCTCAAGAGACGGGCCACTTTTGACCCCAGGGCTTGGAGGGCCCAATGTCGCTGCAAACACAGCCATGAAGACCACACAGCTACCGGGTCCCATTCCTGCAGGGTCAAAG GCTGTTGCTGCAGCTGCTTTGAGTCTAATTTCCTCTGTGCGGCCTGTGACCGGCGCTGGGAGGAACATGAGACTTTCTTTGAGACTGAGGAGACCCGGCGGCGAGGAGGGAGGCCACACG GAGCAGACTATGTGCCTTTTGCAGAGATGCCTACCCTCCGAGAAGCCATCATCAACAACTCTGACTTCAAGGCCCTCCAGAAGCAGGGGCTCTCTGGCCATCCCAGCTCTTACCCTAGTCCCCCAGGGCTCCCTAGCCCACGTGATGTCCAGCCTGGCCTTCCATCTAAGCCCCATATCTGA
- the FAM221B gene encoding protein FAM221B isoform X5, translating into MEADKVTEEPPTTLDAEESLSSKDPSPEDSQEPPIPESPLEPALSETLLESLAPESPVLPSTSQTPLDIHTSETPVEPSTSTTPLEHSASEVPLETLTPETQLATHIPKVLDQQLAFQTSSLNRASPHNPKEDFSESSSSESSWAKRSIHTSELEVFPKHSLSGSPSQVYLDTSTKVKEEEEEGEKEMDVADSNAHAAQPEHRLGKKKGKKGVSRYTIHPVVPAKQADLVDMAKSMHREKFGTQVNYLFQWEKDAALNAIQTGLYIGWRCPHYLWDCFRIGDESKCFCGHLLREHQIISDISVPCNVGQCRCLMFCFIPSRPEEVGEFWLKRRATFDPRAWRAQCRCKHSHEDHTATGSHSCRVKGCCCSCFESNFLCAACDRRWEEHETFFETEETRRRGGRPHGTDTVNTWCRPL; encoded by the exons ATGGAAGCAGACAAGGTCACAGAAGAGCCTCCTACCACCTTGGATGCAGAAGAGAGCCTTTCTTCAAAGGACCCCTCTCCTGAGGACTCACAGGAGCCCCCTATCCCTGAAAGCCCCTTAGAGCCTGCCCTCTCTGAAACCCTGTTAGAGTCCCTTGCACCTGAATCTCCTGTGTTGCCCTCCACTTCCCAGACCCCTTTAGACATCCACACCTCTGAAACCCCTGTAGAGCCTTCCACCTCTACCACCCCTTTAGAACACTCTGCCTCTGAGGTCCCTTTGGAGACCCTTACCCCTGAGACCCAGTTGGCAACCCACATCCCCAAAGTCCTAGATCAACAACTTGCTTTTCAGACTTCGTCACTAAACCGTGCCTCCCCTCATAATCCAAAGGAAGATTTCTCTGAGTCTTCCTCCAGCGAGAGCTCATGGGCAAAGAGGTCCATCCACACCTCTGAACTTGAAGTCTTTCCAAAGcactccctttcaggctctccatccCAGGTCTACTTGGACACATCTACAAAagtgaaggaagaggaagaagagggcgAGAAAGAGATGGATGTCGCTGACAGTAATGCTCACGCAGCTCAGCCTGAACACCGGCTGGGcaagaagaaggggaagaaaggagTCAGCC GTTACACCATCCACCCAGTGGTCCCTGCTAAACAGGCAGACCTGGTGGACATGGCTAAGTCAATGCACAGAGAGAAGTTTGGTACGCAAGTGAATTATCTTTTCCAATGGGAGAAGGATGCAGCCCTGAATGCCATCCAAACAG GTCTCTATATTGGCTGGCGCTGCCCCCATTATCTATGGGACTGTTTCCGGATTGGGGATGAGTCCAAGTGCTTTTGTGGACACTTGCTGAGAGAGCACCAGATCATCTCAG ACATATCCGTGCCCTGCAACGTGGGCCAGTGCCGCTGCCTCATGTTCTGCTTCATCCCATCACGCCCAGAGGAGGTGGGTGAGTTCTGGCTCAAGAGACGGGCCACTTTTGACCCCAGGGCTTGGAGGGCCCAATGTCGCTGCAAACACAGCCATGAAGACCACACAGCTACCGGGTCCCATTCCTGCAGGGTCAAAG GCTGTTGCTGCAGCTGCTTTGAGTCTAATTTCCTCTGTGCGGCCTGTGACCGGCGCTGGGAGGAACATGAGACTTTCTTTGAGACTGAGGAGACCCGGCGGCGAGGAGGGAGGCCACACG ggacagaCACTGTCAACACCTGGTGCAGGCCTCTGTGA
- the HINT2 gene encoding adenosine 5'-monophosphoramidase HINT2 isoform X1, translated as MGRRSSLPASAGANGSGSPAPRCPTSAGCGARVLTQVRGAAGVTDGNEVAKAQQAAPGGAAPTIFSRILDRSLPADILYEDQQCLVFRDVAPQAPVHFLVIPKKPIPRISQAEEEDQQLLGHLLLVAKKTAKAEGLGDGYRLVINDGKLGAQSVYHLHIHVLGGRQLQWPPG; from the exons ATGGGACGACGGAGTTCGCTTCCGGCCTCGGCCGGAGCCAATGGCAGTGGCTCGCCGGCTCCCCGCTGCCCCACCTCAGCAGGCTGCGGAGCTCGAGTGCTGACCCAG GTCCGAGGAGCTGCAGGTGTGACTGATGGGAATGAAGTGGCCAAGGCCCAGCAGGCAGCTCCTGGGGGAGCAGCCCCAACCATCTTCTCCCGGATCCTGGATCGAAGCCTCCCAGCTGACATCCTATATGAGGACCAGCAG TGTCTCGTATTCCGGGATGTGGCCCCTCAGGCTCCTGTGCACTTTCTGGTCATTCCTAAGAAGCCCATTCCTCGGATCAGCCAGGCTGAAGAGGAAGACCAACAG CTTCTTGGACACCTTCTCCTTGTGGCCAAGAAAACAGCAAAGGCTGAGGGGCTGGGTGATGGATACCGACTTG TGATCAACGATGGCAAGCTGGGTGCACAGTCTGTGTATCACCTACACATTCACGTACTTGGGGGCCGACAGCTCCAGTGGCCTCCAGGTTGA
- the FAM221B gene encoding protein FAM221B isoform X1: protein MDCSPPGSSVHGICQMEADKVTEEPPTTLDAEESLSSKDPSPEDSQEPPIPESPLEPALSETLLESLAPESPVLPSTSQTPLDIHTSETPVEPSTSTTPLEHSASEVPLETLTPETQLATHIPKVLDQQLAFQTSSLNRASPHNPKEDFSESSSSESSWAKRSIHTSELEVFPKHSLSGSPSQVYLDTSTKVKEEEEEGEKEMDVADSNAHAAQPEHRLGKKKGKKGVSRYTIHPVVPAKQADLVDMAKSMHREKFGTQVNYLFQWEKDAALNAIQTGLYIGWRCPHYLWDCFRIGDESKCFCGHLLREHQIISDISVPCNVGQCRCLMFCFIPSRPEEVGEFWLKRRATFDPRAWRAQCRCKHSHEDHTATGSHSCRVKGCCCSCFESNFLCAACDRRWEEHETFFETEETRRRGGRPHGADYVPFAEMPTLREAIINNSDFKALQKQGLSGHPSSYPSPPGLPSPRDVQPGLPSKPHI from the exons atggactgcagcccaccaggctcctccgtccatgggatttgccag ATGGAAGCAGACAAGGTCACAGAAGAGCCTCCTACCACCTTGGATGCAGAAGAGAGCCTTTCTTCAAAGGACCCCTCTCCTGAGGACTCACAGGAGCCCCCTATCCCTGAAAGCCCCTTAGAGCCTGCCCTCTCTGAAACCCTGTTAGAGTCCCTTGCACCTGAATCTCCTGTGTTGCCCTCCACTTCCCAGACCCCTTTAGACATCCACACCTCTGAAACCCCTGTAGAGCCTTCCACCTCTACCACCCCTTTAGAACACTCTGCCTCTGAGGTCCCTTTGGAGACCCTTACCCCTGAGACCCAGTTGGCAACCCACATCCCCAAAGTCCTAGATCAACAACTTGCTTTTCAGACTTCGTCACTAAACCGTGCCTCCCCTCATAATCCAAAGGAAGATTTCTCTGAGTCTTCCTCCAGCGAGAGCTCATGGGCAAAGAGGTCCATCCACACCTCTGAACTTGAAGTCTTTCCAAAGcactccctttcaggctctccatccCAGGTCTACTTGGACACATCTACAAAagtgaaggaagaggaagaagagggcgAGAAAGAGATGGATGTCGCTGACAGTAATGCTCACGCAGCTCAGCCTGAACACCGGCTGGGcaagaagaaggggaagaaaggagTCAGCC GTTACACCATCCACCCAGTGGTCCCTGCTAAACAGGCAGACCTGGTGGACATGGCTAAGTCAATGCACAGAGAGAAGTTTGGTACGCAAGTGAATTATCTTTTCCAATGGGAGAAGGATGCAGCCCTGAATGCCATCCAAACAG GTCTCTATATTGGCTGGCGCTGCCCCCATTATCTATGGGACTGTTTCCGGATTGGGGATGAGTCCAAGTGCTTTTGTGGACACTTGCTGAGAGAGCACCAGATCATCTCAG ACATATCCGTGCCCTGCAACGTGGGCCAGTGCCGCTGCCTCATGTTCTGCTTCATCCCATCACGCCCAGAGGAGGTGGGTGAGTTCTGGCTCAAGAGACGGGCCACTTTTGACCCCAGGGCTTGGAGGGCCCAATGTCGCTGCAAACACAGCCATGAAGACCACACAGCTACCGGGTCCCATTCCTGCAGGGTCAAAG GCTGTTGCTGCAGCTGCTTTGAGTCTAATTTCCTCTGTGCGGCCTGTGACCGGCGCTGGGAGGAACATGAGACTTTCTTTGAGACTGAGGAGACCCGGCGGCGAGGAGGGAGGCCACACG GAGCAGACTATGTGCCTTTTGCAGAGATGCCTACCCTCCGAGAAGCCATCATCAACAACTCTGACTTCAAGGCCCTCCAGAAGCAGGGGCTCTCTGGCCATCCCAGCTCTTACCCTAGTCCCCCAGGGCTCCCTAGCCCACGTGATGTCCAGCCTGGCCTTCCATCTAAGCCCCATATCTGA